A DNA window from Flavisolibacter ginsenosidimutans contains the following coding sequences:
- a CDS encoding glycosyltransferase, with amino-acid sequence MHVLIIPSEGFVPDEDKLAGIFQYHQAVILKEAGYRVGALSVRLSFSVPMIAKGIAFKLIGKKAGNATDEKNIPELMRLGFKKFFSPKEYIKTETLDGIKVYRIDGLYRRKPANNKNHLSWIKAGMHCFENYLEKEGRPDIIHAHDAIYAGMLAERIHAKYGIKYLITEHSSSFALGATDAGILRRVRKAHKSAAGLFAVSEAFAQLLNGMFNFQRFCYLPNVLDQYLERTDYKQAKTSNAKFRFLHIAVFKPVKDQQTLIKAFKLVVKQNEDVELLIGGDGELVDELHSLVQKNSLQNHIRFLGRLNRDEVIEQLKACDAFVLSSKYETFGLVIVEAMLFGKPVIATRCGVSQKIVDDKIGYVVEVGDEEALAEAMLKMMKTTERYDADYIRNFTIEHFGKERFLQNLSKIYKEAV; translated from the coding sequence ATGCACGTTCTCATCATTCCATCCGAAGGTTTTGTTCCCGACGAGGACAAACTTGCGGGCATCTTTCAATATCATCAGGCGGTGATTTTAAAAGAGGCCGGTTACCGCGTGGGCGCCTTGTCGGTGCGGCTTTCTTTTTCGGTACCCATGATTGCAAAAGGCATAGCTTTTAAGCTCATTGGCAAAAAAGCCGGCAACGCCACGGACGAAAAAAATATTCCGGAATTGATGCGTCTTGGCTTTAAAAAATTTTTTTCACCCAAAGAATACATTAAGACCGAAACCCTTGATGGCATAAAGGTTTACCGCATTGACGGCCTTTACCGCCGCAAGCCGGCCAACAACAAAAATCACCTTAGCTGGATAAAGGCCGGAATGCACTGTTTTGAAAACTATCTGGAAAAAGAAGGCCGTCCTGACATCATTCATGCGCACGACGCCATTTATGCCGGTATGTTGGCCGAACGCATCCACGCAAAATACGGCATCAAATACCTCATTACAGAACACAGCAGCAGCTTTGCCCTGGGCGCAACCGATGCAGGCATTTTGCGACGGGTAAGAAAAGCGCACAAATCCGCTGCGGGCTTGTTTGCGGTAAGCGAAGCCTTTGCGCAATTGCTCAACGGCATGTTTAATTTTCAGCGCTTTTGCTACCTGCCCAACGTGTTGGACCAGTATTTGGAAAGAACAGATTACAAGCAGGCTAAAACCAGCAATGCAAAATTTCGTTTTCTTCACATTGCTGTTTTCAAACCCGTAAAAGATCAGCAGACGTTAATTAAGGCATTTAAGCTTGTGGTGAAGCAAAACGAAGACGTTGAATTATTGATTGGTGGCGACGGCGAATTGGTTGATGAACTTCACTCCCTGGTGCAGAAGAACAGCCTGCAGAATCACATTCGTTTTCTTGGCCGCTTAAATCGTGACGAAGTGATTGAGCAATTGAAAGCTTGCGACGCGTTTGTGCTTTCGAGTAAATACGAAACCTTCGGTTTGGTGATTGTAGAGGCGATGTTGTTTGGCAAACCTGTTATTGCCACCCGCTGCGGCGTAAGCCAAAAAATTGTGGACGATAAGATTGGGTATGTGGTGGAAGTGGGCGATGAAGAAGCCTTAGCAGAAGCCATGCTGAAAATGATGAAAACAACAGAACGTTACGACGCAGATTATATTCGCAACTTTACCATTGAGCATTTTGGCAAAGAGCGGTTCCTGCAAAACCTCAGTAAAATTTACAAAGAAGCTGTATAA
- a CDS encoding class I SAM-dependent DNA methyltransferase, with amino-acid sequence MATFNAEQYWENRLKQHYDLVGVGDISLSETYNRWSYKVTRQILLRLFKKYSAGKTNNVLDVGSGTGFVIDVWKTLNKQATGVDISTTAVENLRLRHPDYSFFRCDIGKEKLPLAQNSFSICSAASVLYHLVDDESLQSALNNIYNVLEKDGIFIFSENFIHEKSFLTTHQKCRTLAEYEAALQKSGFEILGRVPNYVLMNEPMDARTKLTPRIWNLLTHTSKKSGLFDKIIWPALYPVELLLTSVLKESPAQEFMICKVIK; translated from the coding sequence ATGGCAACATTTAACGCGGAACAGTATTGGGAAAACCGGCTAAAGCAACACTACGATTTGGTTGGTGTCGGCGACATTTCACTCAGCGAAACGTATAACCGCTGGAGCTACAAAGTGACGAGACAAATTCTGCTCAGGCTTTTCAAAAAATACAGCGCCGGCAAAACCAATAATGTTCTGGATGTGGGTTCGGGAACCGGCTTTGTCATTGACGTTTGGAAAACACTCAACAAGCAAGCAACCGGCGTTGACATTTCGACAACGGCCGTGGAAAACCTTCGTCTTCGCCATCCGGACTACTCATTTTTTCGTTGCGACATCGGGAAAGAAAAGCTGCCGCTTGCACAAAACAGTTTTAGCATTTGCAGTGCGGCTTCAGTTCTTTATCATTTGGTTGACGACGAATCGTTGCAAAGCGCTTTAAATAATATTTACAACGTGCTGGAGAAGGACGGCATATTTATTTTTTCTGAAAACTTTATCCACGAAAAAAGCTTTCTCACCACGCATCAAAAATGCCGCACACTTGCCGAATACGAAGCAGCATTACAAAAAAGCGGTTTTGAAATTCTTGGCCGTGTGCCTAATTACGTTTTGATGAACGAACCGATGGATGCACGTACCAAACTCACGCCGCGAATTTGGAACCTGCTGACGCACACGTCGAAGAAGAGCGGTCTTTTTGATAAAATTATCTGGCCAGCATTGTACCCGGTTGAGTTGTTACTTACGTCTGTGTTGAAAGAATCACCTGCACAGGAGTTCATGATTTGTAAAGTCATAAAGTGA
- a CDS encoding N-acetyl sugar amidotransferase: protein MKTEKTYQQCSLSVMDTIADPDIRFDENGVCTYYQDYLKAEAQHVKKGEEGKRELERYINEIKEDGKGKPYDCIIGLSGGVDSTYVAYLCKQYGLRPLAVHFDNGWNSELAVKNIENIVSRCGFDLYTLVVDWEEFKDIQLSYLKASVVDIEVVSDHAIFATLLKLCLKHNIHHSLIGRNIYSEFLMPKSWLFNKSDHVNLLDIHKQFGTKKLKTYPLNDTLLKKRVAVHGISELNILDYVDYNKAEAKKIIAEQLGWQDYGGKHYESLFTKFYQAYILPEKFKIDKRKAHLSTLIFAGQMTKAAALEELKKPLYRPEEFAQEKDFVLKKFGLTEEAWQKIMQTPPRSHYDFATEQPLDHRYPWMKPIKKTYRYFFPVK from the coding sequence ATGAAAACAGAAAAGACTTACCAGCAGTGCAGTTTATCGGTGATGGATACCATCGCCGACCCAGATATTCGGTTTGATGAAAACGGCGTGTGCACTTATTATCAGGATTACCTGAAGGCCGAGGCCCAACACGTGAAAAAAGGAGAGGAGGGAAAGCGTGAACTGGAGCGCTACATCAATGAAATAAAAGAAGACGGGAAAGGCAAGCCTTATGACTGCATCATTGGCCTGAGCGGTGGTGTGGACAGCACCTACGTGGCTTATTTGTGCAAACAATACGGCCTGCGTCCGCTTGCAGTTCATTTTGACAACGGCTGGAATTCGGAACTGGCGGTGAAAAACATCGAGAATATCGTGAGCCGCTGCGGTTTTGATCTTTACACTTTGGTGGTAGATTGGGAAGAGTTTAAAGACATTCAGCTCTCTTATTTGAAAGCCTCGGTAGTGGACATTGAAGTGGTTTCAGATCACGCCATTTTCGCTACGCTTTTGAAACTCTGTCTCAAGCACAATATTCATCACAGCCTGATTGGCAGAAACATTTACTCTGAATTTTTGATGCCGAAATCCTGGCTTTTTAACAAGAGCGATCACGTAAACCTGCTCGACATTCACAAGCAATTCGGTACAAAAAAACTAAAGACTTATCCGCTGAACGATACGTTATTGAAAAAACGTGTGGCCGTACACGGCATCAGCGAATTGAACATACTCGATTACGTAGATTACAACAAAGCCGAGGCGAAGAAAATCATTGCAGAGCAATTGGGCTGGCAGGACTATGGTGGTAAACATTACGAATCGCTGTTTACAAAATTTTACCAAGCCTATATTCTGCCGGAAAAATTTAAGATTGACAAACGCAAAGCCCATCTTTCGACGCTCATTTTTGCGGGGCAAATGACAAAAGCTGCCGCATTGGAAGAACTAAAAAAACCGCTTTACAGGCCTGAAGAATTTGCACAGGAAAAGGATTTCGTTCTAAAAAAATTTGGCTTAACGGAAGAAGCTTGGCAGAAGATTATGCAAACACCACCGCGTAGCCATTACGACTTTGCCACCGAGCAACCTTTGGATCATCGCTATCCATGGATGAAGCCAATAAAGAAGACTTACCGTTATTTCTTTCCGGTGAAATAA